One window of the Nicotiana tabacum cultivar K326 chromosome 4, ASM71507v2, whole genome shotgun sequence genome contains the following:
- the LOC107784677 gene encoding small ribosomal subunit protein RACK1-like, whose translation MAQESLVLRGTMKAHTDWVTAIATPIDNSDMIVTSSRDKSLIVWALTKDGPQYGVPRRRLTGHGHFVQDVVLSSDGMFALSGSWDGELRLWDLQAGTTARRFVGHTKDVLSVAFSVDNRQIVSASRDKSIKLWNTLGECKYTIQEGDSHSDWVSCVRFSPNTLQPTIVSGSWDRTVKIWNLTNCKLRSTLAGHGGYVNTVAVSPDGSLCASGGKDGTILLWDLAEGKKLYSLDAGSIIHALCFSPNRYWLCAATETSIKIWDLESKSVVVDLKVDLKQESEMATEGTTGSACKNKIMYCTCLSWSADGSTLFSGYTDGLIRVWGIGRY comes from the exons ATGGCACAAGAATCACTAGTCCTCCGCGGCACAATGAAAGCCCACACCGATTGGGTCACAGCCATCGCCACCCCAATTGACAACTCCGACATGATCGTTACCTCCTCCAGGGACAAGTCCCTAATCGTCTGGGCTCTCACTAAGGACGGCCCACAATACGGTGTCCCCCGCCGCCGTCTCACTGGCCACGGCCACTTCGTCCAGGATGTCGTCCTTTCCTCCGACGGCATGTTTGCTCTCTCTGGTTCCTGGGACGGTGAGCTTCGCCTTTGGGATCTTCAAGCTGGGACCACGGCTCGCCGTTTCGTTGGTCACACTAAGGATGTTCTGTCCGTTGCATTCTCTGTCGACAACCGTCAGATCGTCTCCGCTTCACGTGACAAATCCATCAAGCTGTGGAACACTCTCGGTGAATGCAAATACACCATTCAGGAAGGCGACTCGCATTCTGATTGGGTTTCATGTGTTCGTTTCAGCCCGAATACACTTCAGCCCACCATCGTTTCTGGATCATGGGACCGTACTGTGAAAATCTGGAACCTCACTAACTGTAAGCTGAGGTCCACTCTCGCTGGACACGGTGGCTACGTGAACACCGTGGCAGTGTCTCCTGATGGTTCGTTGTGTGCTAGTGGAGGCAAAGATGGTACTATTTTGCTTTGGGATTTGGCTGAGGGGAAGAAGCTCTACTCGCTTGATGCTGGCTCTATCATTCACGCGCTCTGCTTTAGTCCTAACAGGTACTGGCTGTGCGCAGCTACTGAAACTAGCATTAAGATTTGGGATTTGGAGAGCAAGAGCGTTGTTGTGGATCTTAAAGTTGATCTCAAGCAAGAGAGTGAGATGGCTACTGAAGGAACTACTGGCTCTGCCTGCAAAAACAAG ATCATGTACTGCACCTGTTTGAGCTGGAGTGCTGATGGAAGCACGCTTTTCAGTGGATATACAGACGGtttgattagggtttggggtatTGGGCGTTATTAG
- the LOC107784676 gene encoding peroxisome biogenesis protein 3-2, with protein sequence MWEFWRRHKRKVYVTLGVVGSGYLLYKLYDGHRRRLSDLERELADERRNEELIRSQVKAHFENIQGIANSTTLPHVMRNLRSRIEEELDLALLTERLMKGKYQPNTLTAAEKLELWERLKILTFTRIVLSLWATTVLSLYIRVQVNILGRHLYIDTAHGLGTSCQLDEADLIDRDDEQQFLASADYLINVGLPALISSFETAASEVLKGKQLKDFFNTTLLHDTVLRILDTFMSMGSPHHWLGFLMPEHFKLYNSAATSSSSNTEPSPSSKFEQLMLEAQAVLSSSEFENILDLSLKTAVDVMMEDVTVLCGETNLKLGIPLAKLLPRLAHMSRILLEESNRNRYIQVVQDMPEVEMFFTLLYASTPAS encoded by the exons ATGTG GGAGTTTTGGAGAAGGCATAAGAGGAAGGTATATGTTACACTTGGAGTTGTTGGAAGTGGGTACCTTTTGTACAAGCTGTATGACGGACACAGGCGACGTCTCTCTGATCTTGAGAGGGAACTCGCggatgaaagaagaaatgaggaacTCATTAGATCCCA GGTTAAGGCACATTTTGAGAACATTCAAGGAATAGCTAATTCAACAACATTGCCTCATGTAATGCGGAATTTAAGAAGTCGAATAGAAGAAGAATTGGACCTTGCTCTCTTGACGGAGAGGTTGATGAAAGGAAAATACCAGCCAAATACTCTAACAGCTGCCGAGAAGCTCGAGCTGTGGGAGAGACTCAAAATTTTAA CGTTTACCAGAATTGTGTTGTCTCTTTGGGCAACCACAGTGCTAAGCTTGTATATTAGAGTTCAAGTCAACATATTAGGGAGACATCTTTATATCGATACTGCACATGGCCTTGGAACCTCTTGTCAACTT GATGAAGCTGATCTAATTGACAGAGATGACGAGCAGCAGTTTCTAGCCAGTGCAGACTATCTTATTAATGTTGGCCTTCCTGCCTTGATTTCAAGTTTTGAAACTGCAGCATCTGAAGTTCTAAAAGG AAAACAGTTGAAGGATTTCTTCAACACAACTTTACTGCATGATACTGTTCTGCGGATATTGGACACCTTCATGAGCATGGGAAGCCCTCATCACTGGCTGGGTTTTTTGATGCCAGAGCACTTTAAACTATATAACTCTGCAGCAACCTCTAGTAGTAGTAATACAGAACCTTCTCCTTCATCCAAATTCGAACAACTTATGCTGGAGGCACAGGCCGTTTTGTCAAG CTCTGAATTTGAGAATATTCTGGACTTGTCACTTAAAACGGCAGTGGATGTGATGATGGAAGACGTGACTGTCCTGTGCGGGGAAACCAATTTAAAATTAGGCATTCCATTAGCTAAACTTCTACCACGACTCGCTCATATGAGTCGTATCCTGCTTGAAGAATCCAATCGGAACAGGTATATCCAAGTTGTCCAAGACATGCCAGAAGTAGAAATGTTCTTCACCTTGTTATATGCAAGCACACCGGCGTCATAG